A DNA window from Trypanosoma brucei brucei TREU927 chromosome 11 chr11_scaffold01 genomic scaffold, whole genome shotgun sequence contains the following coding sequences:
- a CDS encoding 60S ribosomal protein L44, producing the protein MVNYPKKKKMHCPDERCNAHKSFKVVQYKAGKARLYARGKRRYDRKQSGYGGQTKPIFHKKAKTTKKIVLKLQCSNCKSIIQNVLKRTKHFELNDKKKTGNKDPTW; encoded by the coding sequence ATGGTCAACTAcccgaagaaaaagaagatgcactgCCCTGATGAGCGGTGCAACGCTCACAAGAGCTTCAAGGTTGTGCAGTACAAGGCTGGCAAGGCGCGCCTGTACGCCCGAGGTAAGCGTCGCTACGACCGCAAGCAGTCTGGTTATGGTGGTCAGACAAAGCCCATCTTTCACAAAAAGGCGAAGACGACCAAGAAGATTGTTCTGAAGCTTCAGTGTTCTAACTGCAAATCGATTATCCAGAACGTGCTGAAGCGCACGAAGCACTTCGAGCTgaacgacaaaaagaagacTGGCAACAAGGACCCCACTTGGTAG
- a CDS encoding t-complex protein 1 subunit zeta (similar to T-complex protein 1, zeta subunit (TCP-1-zeta) (CCT-zeta) (CCT-zeta-1). (Swiss-Prot:P80317) (Mus musculus;)), which produces MMASNLAYINPGGKQARKASALEINMVASRGLQEVLKTNLGPRGTMKMLVSGAGLIKITKDGITLLGEMQIQHPTAVFIARAATAVDDITGDGTTSAVLVIGEMMRQCERYIQDGLHPRILTEGFRLARNEAVKYLEESVVEIPVATRREYLTNVAHTALSTKVNAHMSVQLAEAVVDSVLAVVPEDGREIDLHMVEVMHMKHRLSSDTRFVNGIVLDHGGRNDNMPKYLENAYILVCNVSLEYERSELNTGFYFKDAAEKARMVTAERKVTDDRVRDIIALKKQVCTKENQRSFVVINQKGIDPIALEMLSKEGILALRRAKRRNMERLILACGGEAVNTTENLTVDVLGEAGRVQEYTLGDDKYTFVEDARKGRSCTLLVKGPNDHTIAQLKDAIRDGLRAVKNAYERGGVLAGAGSFEVALHDHLTRYADTVSGKQKIGVRAYADAILVIPKTLAENSGLDVQQCLISLQEASRRARQEGRWVGLRLDTGSTVDPLAAGILDNVLVKRSILETTGEIVAQLLLVDEIMKAGRRGAGAPPSQ; this is translated from the coding sequence ATGATGGCATCTAACCTAGCATACATAAATCCCGGAGGGAAACAAGCCCGGAAGGCTAGTGCACTCGAGATAAATATGGTTGCCTCCCGTGGATTACAGGAAGTGCTCAAGACGAACTTGGGCCCCAGAGGCACAATGAAGATGCTCGTTTCAGGTGCTGGGCTTATTAAAATTACTAAGGATGGAATCACTCTTCTAGGTGAAATGCAGATTCAACACCCAACTGCTGTTTTCATAGCTCGCGCCGCCACTGCCGTCGATGACATCACTGGTGATGGGACGACGAGCGCAGTCCTTGTGATTGGTGAAATGATGCGGCAGTGTGAGAGGTACATCCAAGATGGTCTTCATCCTCGTATCCTGACGGAGGGCTTTCGACTTGCCCGCAACGAAGCAGTTAAATATTTGGAGGAAAGCGTCGTTGAGATCCCCGTTGCCACTCGTCGAGAATACCTCACAAATGTCGCTCACACTGCCCTCTCAACGAAGGTTAACGCACACATGTCGGTTCAACTGGCGGAGGCTGTGGTTGACTCTGTGCTCGCTGTTGTCCCCGAAGATGGAAGAGAAATTGATCTACATATGGTTGAGGTCATGCACATGAAGCATCGCCTGAGCTCGGATACTCGTTTTGTGAACGGGATTGTTTTGGACCACGGTGGTCGTAATGACAACATGCCAAAGTACCTGGAGAATGCCTACATTCTGGTCTGTAACGTTTCTCTTGAGTACGAGCGAAGCGAACTGAACACCGGTTTTTACTTCAAGGATGCGGCGGAGAAAGCGCGTATGGTTACCGCGGAGCGGAAGGTAACAGATGACCGCGTTAGGGACATCATTGCTCTAAAGAAACAGGTTTGCACGAAGGAAAATCAGCGCAGCTTCGTTGTAATCAATCAGAAGGGAATTGACCCGATTGCACTGGAGATGCTGTCCAAGGAGGGGATTTTGGCTCTACGGCGTGCCAAGCGTCGTAATATGGAACGCCTTATTCTGGCCTGCGGGGGTGAGGCCGTAAACACAACCGAGAACCTCACAGTGGATGTCCTTGGTGAGGCTGGACGTGTACAAGAGTACACATTGGGTGACGACAAGTACACCTTCGTGGAGGATGCGCGTAAGGGTCGGAGCTGCACATTGCTTGTCAAGGGACCCAATGATCACACTATTGCCCAACTCAAGGATGCCATTCGTGATGGTCTTCGTGCAGTCAAGAACGCTTACGAGAGGGGTGGCGTTCTCGCAGGCGCCGGCTCGTTTGAGGTGGCTCTTCACGACCATCTGACCCGTTATGCTGACACCGTGTcaggtaaacaaaaaattggtGTTCGAGCGTACGCCGATGCCATCCTTGTCATACCGAAAACCTTGGCGGAGAACTCCGGCCTTGATGTTCAGCAGTGCCTTATTTCCCTGCAGGAGGCCAGCCGACGAGCACGCCAGGAAGGGCGCTGGGTGGGCCTTCGACTCGACACGGGAAGCACCGTTGACCCGCTAGCGGCTGGGATCCTGGATAACGTCCTTGTGAAACGAAGTATTCTAGAGACGACTGGAGAGATTGTCGCCCAGCTACTACTGGTAGATGAAATTATGAAGGCTGGGCGCCGCGGAGCCGGTGCCCCCCCGTCGCAGTAA